A portion of the Candida dubliniensis CD36 chromosome R, complete sequence genome contains these proteins:
- a CDS encoding mitochondrial 54S ribosomal protein YmL25 (Similar to S. cerevisiae MRPL25), whose product MTTHLTSKEAFAKLPQKLHNFFIKYPPRPFAQYKQGPSTTDDPLRNPFFPNKNQESGNWQSPKFSRRRSADLFKLAKKFGIHDLLPPTPRKFHEEKYNNKVWLHGMINPASRGKQEELEAKLKARAEAIANMDNIIVATRPSYKKLLEKREKRKKTWF is encoded by the coding sequence ATGACCACTCATCTCACATCCAAGGAAGCATTTGCAAAGCTTCCTCAGAAGTTGCACAACTTCTTTATCAAATACCCACCACGGCCATTTGCCCAGTACAAACAAGGCCCTTCAACAACAGACGATCCCTTGAGAAACCCATTTTTCCCAAACAAAAACCAAGAGTCTGGAAACTGGCAGAGCCCCAAATTTTCCCGCAGAAGATCAGCAGACTTGTTCAAACTTGCAAAAAAGTTTGGCATCCACGATTTATTGCCTCCTACACCAAGAAAGTTCCACGAAGagaaatacaacaacaaggtCTGGTTACACGGAATGATCAACCCCGCTAGCAGAGGcaaacaagaagaattagaGGCGAAATTGAAAGCCAGGGCAGAAGCCATTGCCAATATGGATAACATCATTGTTGCCACCAGACCAAGctataaaaaattattggaaaaaagagaaaaacGGAAAAAGACATGGTTCTAA
- a CDS encoding small nuclear ribonucleoprotein, putative, producing MKLVRFLMNIPNSTTQPITVELKNGNIISGTLLSCNPPMNLNLKNVKLQQPLQDPILLQYINIRGNQVRQILLPDELNIESVLVKSETKIKGNGAGPSARPATNGITRGGFRGRGRGRGRGRERAF from the coding sequence ATGAAGTTAGTACGCTTTCTTATGAATATACCCAATTCCACCACCCAGCCCATAACTGTTGAGTTAAAGAATGGCAATATTATTAGTGGCACGTTGTTATCGTGTAATCCGCcgatgaatttgaatctAAAAAATGTTAAATTACAACAGCCATTACAGGATCCGATTTTGTTACAGTACATAAACATAAGGGGAAACCAAGTGAGGCAGATATTGTTGCCTGATGAGTTGAATATAGAAAGTGTTTTGGTAAAGTCAGAAACTAAGATAAAGGGCAATGGGGCAGGGCCAAGTGCCAGACCTGCAACGAACGGAATCACACGAGGCGGGTTTAGAGGACGAGGGAGAGGTAGAGGAAGGGGTAGGGAAAGAGCCTTTTAA